In Miscanthus floridulus cultivar M001 chromosome 8, ASM1932011v1, whole genome shotgun sequence, the sequence GTTTCTCTACAGATTCGGTggattgttttattttattttatttttccttttctttttatttcttttcttttttctttctgctCTTACATTTCcccatttttattttcttttttatgTGGTTTTTATTCGTCTttacattttttatatatttttatctttattttatttccttttactTTTACTATAATTATTATTTTCTTTACTTTATCTTTATTTTTAGGTCTTGCTCTTTTTCGTTTTGTTtcttttccctttctcttgctATTTATTTTTCTGTAGATTTTCTTAATTGTTTAGTTTaaatttttattctttttttattttacttTCATGAGATACTATGATGGTCACATAGTATACACGTGATGTTCAACGATGTACTTTTGTTTATCCACACAACATATTTGAAAGATCACTCAACATTTATCTTGATAAGTGCCTTGATATTAATGGGTACTTTGTTGAATTCTAAATTCAATATATTCCAAGGCATGAAAACAGTAAGGCTAAGATGTAGGCTCAACAAGCATCAAACTTTGACGTTAGAGGACACAATTTTCATAACAAAGAAAAGCCGGTGCAAAAGAATCGAACTGCAGCTGGTCAGCTAGAACCGAGCAGGCCGGTTTTCTCCGTGTACTTCACATAATCTACCATACTCCACATTTCTTATGTGTTGAGTGCATTGGTATGAATTTAATTCGAGGTTTGCTAGTATCAAGGGGAGAGTCTCTCTGATTAATAACTTTTGCAAACATCATATTGCACTCTTTTCTTTGTATGAGTTTTCCCTTGGCGTTTCTCATATAAAGGTTATCATACCATCCATTTTTCCCCCACAGGGGGTTTTTTTGGATGATATTGGGACATAAGATGCATTGTACTCTTTTCTTTCTGTGAGTTTTCCATTTATGGTTTCTCATATGAAGTTTTTCATGAGGCAATATCCACACAAAGGTATATGCTATATCATCTACTTTTCCCACGGGAGGTTTTGGAAGATGATATTTGAAGCATATTGACcatataaaataagttattctgtagccacctccatttacgataattttatatactaatttacgataatgtcaatacatatttacgatagttgggttactgttacacatgaagatatttatcataacgttatagtaaaccacttagtaatgagttactataatctcgtaaattaacataataattatcgtaactcaaagtggctacagaataagttattttatagccagctacagagtagtagttctatatatatatatatatatatatatatatatatatatatatatatatatatatatatatatatatatatatatacacacacacacacacactgttTAATGAAAATATAGACGATTTGCATCACTCGCTGTGTCTCTCGCTTTCTACTCTTAACACGATTACCTGTCTTATAGTTTGAGGTTGAATTCTAGGCTCCCTCAGGGAAGTTGAAACGACCTTTCCatttctttcctttcctttccatGTAACAACGAATAAGGGAAGCAGTTTGGTTAGATTAGTAGTAAATGCCTTTCCATTTTACACAACCATTAGGCCCTGTTCGGTTGTTGTTAAAATCAAATGGATTAGTGGGGATTGGTAGGGTTGAGGAAGAACTTAACTTGTAGGGGATTTAATACTCCCAAATCCCTCTCAGAATTCCCTTGGTTCTGGGATCAAACGAACAGGCCACCCTCACTCCACTGTCCCTTGTCTTCGTGCAACAGATGAAAAACTACAGGATGGAGCCGTCACGCACAGCTGCATCCGGAACCTCTGTAAATAACAACAGTTCAAGCTATacaatagaataaagaaatgtaGGGAGATCTAACTTCCCAAGAGATGACAGAACCTATGAGCAAATGCCACATCACTGCGTTTGGAAAAGAAACGAGAATATTGCTTTATTGCTACAAATCTTTCGCTTCTTATTGTGTGACTCAGCTCGATACTGATACACTGTTTGGATGATCTACTACTACTAATATACTCGATAACAACTCGGTGATTGCTGAATGTGATACACAGATAAAACTTTGGGTGCCTATACCACATTATACAAGGGGTCAATCTCCAAAGAGAAGGAAAAAAAGGCCTTCCCTTCTAGTTAATCAGATAAACCAGCCTTGCTCCTCAAGTGTTCCTTGAAATCCATGATATCGCCTTCCCACCTAGTCACTGCCTGATTCTCACAAACCCAGATCTCATGAGCGACCTGGTTGATCAGCCTGAAGTCATGGCTCACCAGGACCAGACCGCCGTCCCACTCATTCAGCGCCTCCGCTAGGGAGTCAATGGTCTCGATATCAAGATGGTTCGTCGGCTCATCCAGCAACAGTAGCTGCGGCTGCCTATATGCCAGCCAAGCAAAGATGACACGGCTCCTCTGCCCGTCCGACAGGTTCCTCATCGGCATCACCTGAGCCTTCCCTGACAGCCCAAACTTACCGACTGCAGCTCTCATCCTCTCTTCTTCGTTTCCAGGGTATTCCTTCATCATGTATTGCAGGGCTGACATGTCCAGGTCCAGCTTCTCTGCCAGATGCTGATGGAACTGTGCGATGCGCAGGTGATTGTGCCGCCTCACCATACCGTCCAATGGAACCAGCTCACCAGTCATGAGCTTCAGAAGAGTGCTCTTCCCTGCCCCATTTGGACCAACCAGTGCAATCCTAGAGTCCAGGTCAACACCAAAGTCAAGCTTCTTGTACAAGAGATTATCCGGTGTGTACCCAAACGTGACCTCGACAAACTGAAGCACTGGTGGTGGAAGCTTGCCAACGTTTGTGAAGCGGAAGACCAGTATTTTGTCCCTAACAACCTTCTCGGTGAGCCCACCACGCTCCATCTTTGCAAGAGTTTTCTCCTTGCTCTGAGCCTGACGTGCAAGCTTTGCTGACCCATGGCCAAACCGTGCAATGTACTCCTTCATTGATGCAATCTGCTCCTGCTCCCACTTGAACTGCTTCATCTGATTCTCTTCAAGCTCGGAGCGGGTCTGAACATACTGATCATAATTCCCAGTAtataacttgagcttcttgttctgcATATGGATGATGTTAGTGCACACACCATTCAGAAAGTCCTGGGAGTGCGATATGACAACAAGTATACGGTCAAATTTCTTTAGCGTCTCTTCCAACCAGACACATGCCTCAAGATCTGCAAATTAACATAAAAGAAATTAGTCCAGCGGAGCAACAGGTTCACTAAAACAGGGCCTTGAGAAATCTTTTTGCAGGTCCTTGGGACTTCAATAACAAGTTTTTGATCGTTCTACAGACTACAGGTATAACATATGAATGCCATTAGGAAACAAAATTGGTGGGCTGAAGTCATTTATACCAACAGGATATGCAGCATTGGCATCAtgtcactgttcgcctaaacgatcgtttagcccgtttaaacaccgtgtaaacgctacacggtggtccgccgtttccgtttaatcatccgtttaccccgtttaattggccgtttagcccgtttaatgggacgttttgcccgaataatggctaaacggtaggtgaccgactgtttaccgtttagcgtttaggaaaacactgcacgttgtgtgatacattagaaaaaagGGTACGGCAATTGACATGATATCTTATCTTTGGATGAACTCAGCTACTTACATTAGAAACCAAGTTGTTTATCAGTGACATCCATATACACATGAGTATAATAATACATAGAAGATGCAGATCGTTGTGCACATGAATATTTGTAGTATTTAGTAGGTTTCTAGTTCACAAAAGCTACCAGAAAAATCCACATAGATCTTGGTTTTCTACTTCAGCAGTTATCATCCATTTTAGAATTTAAGAGTCTTACCTAGATGGTTCGTGGGCTCATCAAGCAAAAGGATTGTTGGATTCATGAACAGTGCTCTAGCCAAAGCAATCCTCATTCGCCAACCACCAGAAAAATCTCGAGTTTTCTTTGCTTGCATTTGCTTGTTAAAACCTAAGCCAAATAATATCTCAGCAGCACGCTTTTCAGCAGTTGATGCATCAATCGCTTCTAAACGCTCATATACACGATCCAAAgcatcaccaccaccatcatcctaaAAATGTGAGCAATCATAATACATGTTACTAGGTTAGGACATTCTCCAGCATCATCAAGTTATAATTTGCAAGAGCAGCACAGCAGAATATATACAAGACTAGAGAAAGGTGTAAGACAACAAATGTGAGGAAGTTCAAGAGGTGACCTGTGCAGCCAAAATCTCCGCCTCCTTTTCCAACTTCACTCTTTCTTCATCACAACTAACAACAGCTTGTAGTGCAGACATGTCTGAAGCCTCGATCTCATGGGTGAGATGGTATATGTCCATGTGTTCAGGTATAGGGAGCTCCCTGCAGCCTATCGCTGTGAGCAGAGTAGATTTTCCACAGCCATTTAGGCCGAGCAAACCATAACGCCTGAGACCAATTAAAACCGTCAATGACGTGCTCGGGCAGCGCACTTGGTCGTAACCCGTAACGGAATGGCTATAAGTGATGGCATTATATGTCTAGTTGTCTACCTCCCATAGTTGAGCTCCAACTCAGAATCTACAATAAGGTCGTGGCCATGAAACGTTAATGAAAGAGACTCTATCTGCAACATGCAAAAGATCATATTAGGTGTCACTAGGTGGTCAGTAAGAAATGAACTACTAAAAAAGCATGGGTTGAGGGATACTGTTATTTGTGGCAGCGAAACCTGGAACCTGTATTTCGTTGCACACTGAGCCATTTTATAGTGGGGATAAAGAATTAATCCGATGATCCAACTTCATGTGGAACATCAGAGAGATAGGGTGAAAGGAAGGTTTGACAACACAGAAGACGTCAGTATTTACAAATTCGGCTGCCTAGGCACCGCCCAGACACCTGGCTAGCTGTGAGTTATTTTTTACAATACTGAAAACCCAGAGAAAATAGTTCACCAGCCTACTTTTTGCCAAAATGAATTATGAAGTTGCAATTCGCTCTCTGCAGAAGGGGGGAAAAAAACCCCCCTATCATAACAAAATGGATGGATCGGGCAGAACAGGGATGCTCACGTGGATATCTCTGGAGAGCGGGTGGGAGGCGAGGACGCCGGTGCAGGTGCGATCGGAGAGCTTGAGCGCGGCGACGGCATCGACGGCCTTAGCGGCggcagaggaggaagatgaggaaggGGCCGGGACCTTGGCTCCCCTCTTGGCTGCGGCGGCCGCCTTCTTCTGCGCGGCCTTCTTCTTGCTGGCGTCCGACACCATGGTGAGGAGGATGGGGAGGGtgaggcggcagcggcagcggcagcggcagcggcctgATGAAGAAGCGGGGAGAAGAATCGGGAAGGTCGGAGAGGGACGACAGCGCAGCACACCTCCACCAGACCAGGATTGTGGGAATGTGAAGCAGACGACAGGCGAAGAAGGGGAACCTCAACTCTACTCGTGATGTCCTCCTGACACTTGTCAGTGTCCTTTCTACTTGGGCTACTGGGCTTCTCCTCTCCGACGGGCCGATATGGGCCTTTTGCCTCTCGCAGAGGCATGTAATGCAAGCCTTTCCGTCTTGGGCTATCCATATTCCATAAACTCCGCCATGCTCGAGGTCTTCCTCACATGGCCCATGGACTCCACAATGCAAGACCACAACGCCACTCAACCACATTTAACTTTATTTGCCTGGCAATGTGCGGCAACGTTTGGATAAAAGATCTAAACATGCCCatgtttattttttatataataaaGAAAAAGGAGGCAATGTGTGTGGTATATATACGATAGTACAGTGCTTTTACAGGCTAGCCTGAAAAAGGAGAATCTGTGCTGCGACTGCTTAATGCTGCCTTAGCTTGTCAACTACGCCAGAAAAGGTAGCATTAATTCTGAGATCCGCAACGTCTCCATCAttttaagggcttgtttggtacGTGTATCTACCTTAATTCATATGTATTAGAGTGAATTGAAATAAAATAACTTTTAAGCTAATCCACCTCaatgcatatgaattgagattaaTACGAGTACCCCAACAAGGACTAAGAGTATATGGCGCAAAAGCACAATGCACATCCATACTTGCATTGCTTCGACTAGAAATATAACTCTATTAAGCACatgtttaatctattatttactaatatagttagctagctaatactccctccgtactaaaTTATAGGTCATtccggcttttctagatacatagtttgttattgctatgcacctaaatataGGATATGCATGTCTAGAAACATAATAAAAATTGTACATCTAAAAAGACAAAACAACATATAAATTAGAACAAAGAGAGTAGCTATTaactattagctagctaattattAGCAGGAGACTGTTTAAATATGTTTGTATTATGTGGTTGGCACCTGTCATCGTCATCGACCCCAAACTTATTAGAACTAATAGTTAGTACGTAACCCCTTAGCTAATATAATGGAAATGCACGAAATTATTGAATGCTTATATAAAAGCGAAGCATGGAGGGTGTAATATAGTTACTAGTTAAGTAGCCCTCAAGATAGACTAATTAAAGGGGAATCTATCGAATCGATAAATCAAAAGTGATTACTGATGGTACATGAAAAGTGCAGTGCACTTTATATTGTTAATTGATTGATGGACGCACGAGAAAGACAAAGCAGGCAGCTAGCTTAACGAAGTAAAGCGTACAACTAACAACTAATAATAAAATGTAGGCGCAGGAAAGAAGAACAATCAGGGGACGGATGGGAAGCGGGTGAGCCGGCTCACATGCAGCCCAGGGCCAATGCCAGCCGTGAATAAAaagtaccccccccccccccccccccccctccttctTTGCAATAAAATACTAGGGACTTTTAGTTTTAGTTCAAATTATATTAAGTTTGACTATTTATTGAAAAAACAATAATATTTGTCATAACAAATTAGCATCATTCGGtatattatgaaatatatttctaTATGTAATTTACCTCTTTGTTATATATGGTAGATGCCAATACTATTCTTTACATACTTTTGATCAATTTAACACCATTTGACTTTTAGAACAAattaaacttttttatattttaggGTAGAGGGAGCAAGTGAACACGACCTTACGAGTCAGTCGCTTCTGTGCATTGCGGTGCATTGTCGGGCACGCATCATGCACAATGCTTGTAATATATGCTACTAGTGACGTGCGACACAGCTAGTGGGTGATAATATATGAGAGTGGGCTCTTAGTGCTCGTCGTCTCATCAATCAGGCCTTAACTAGTTTATTTATTTGCACTACATACTGCACTAAACAATCATGTGTGAGTACGTAAGATCGATATGGAA encodes:
- the LOC136477113 gene encoding ABC transporter F family member 1-like, giving the protein MVSDASKKKAAQKKAAAAAKRGAKVPAPSSSSSSAAAKAVDAVAALKLSDRTCTGVLASHPLSRDIHIESLSLTFHGHDLIVDSELELNYGRRYGLLGLNGCGKSTLLTAIGCRELPIPEHMDIYHLTHEIEASDMSALQAVVSCDEERVKLEKEAEILAAQDDGGGDALDRVYERLEAIDASTAEKRAAEILFGLGFNKQMQAKKTRDFSGGWRMRIALARALFMNPTILLLDEPTNHLDLEACVWLEETLKKFDRILVVISHSQDFLNGVCTNIIHMQNKKLKLYTGNYDQYVQTRSELEENQMKQFKWEQEQIASMKEYIARFGHGSAKLARQAQSKEKTLAKMERGGLTEKVVRDKILVFRFTNVGKLPPPVLQFVEVTFGYTPDNLLYKKLDFGVDLDSRIALVGPNGAGKSTLLKLMTGELVPLDGMVRRHNHLRIAQFHQHLAEKLDLDMSALQYMMKEYPGNEEERMRAAVGKFGLSGKAQVMPMRNLSDGQRSRVIFAWLAYRQPQLLLLDEPTNHLDIETIDSLAEALNEWDGGLVLVSHDFRLINQVAHEIWVCENQAVTRWEGDIMDFKEHLRSKAGLSD